The Mycolicibacterium flavescens genome has a segment encoding these proteins:
- the pamO_5 gene encoding putative flavoprotein involved in K+ transport, with the protein MTISLPKSGIEIDIDFDPAPMRARYVDERSKRLRDDNLGQFQGIADLREIYDVDPYSEPIERAAVQEDCDVVILGGGFGGLLAGAYLTKQGVRDFRIVEQGGDFGGTWYWNRYPGVQCDVESYIYLPLLEETGFVPSQRYADGDEIFEHAQRIGRHFDLYRAALFQTSATAVTWSERTQRWEVRTNRGDMLRARFVVRANGPLNKPQFPRVAGIADFKGAMFHTSRWDYGYTGGDQHGGMSNLRDKRVAIIGTGATGVQAIPFLADDAAELFVIQRTPSVVGPRDNRPTDPAWAASLEPGWQQRRHRNFNSLVNGHPQDENLVGDIWTTIMSSITGQHLVETPLNALEVEDQMVLAEVADMQLMRGVHERIDSIVEDPDTAEALKPWFGAVCKRPTFNDEYLQSFNNPSVHLVASPKGVERFTETGLVVDGTHYDVDCIIFATGFETGSATADRYGYDIVGRGGRSMREVFADGAKTLHGFFSVGFPNFVELGVSQNAYVVNFTFMLDRKARHAARVIAHALDRSVAAMEPEEAAQAEWVQRTRESFLARMFYLSTCTPGYYNGQGDLERGFWNDVYQGSEVEFWDMIDKWWEDQEFEGLRLQSAGLQVQQ; encoded by the coding sequence ATGACCATCTCGCTACCGAAGTCCGGAATCGAGATCGACATCGACTTCGATCCGGCGCCGATGCGGGCGCGCTATGTCGACGAGCGGTCCAAGCGTCTTCGCGACGACAACCTCGGCCAGTTCCAAGGAATCGCCGACCTCCGCGAGATCTACGACGTCGATCCCTACAGTGAGCCGATTGAACGAGCCGCAGTGCAGGAGGACTGCGACGTCGTCATCCTCGGCGGCGGGTTCGGCGGGCTGCTGGCCGGCGCCTATCTGACGAAACAGGGGGTGCGGGACTTCCGCATCGTCGAGCAGGGCGGCGACTTCGGCGGAACGTGGTACTGGAACCGCTATCCCGGCGTGCAGTGCGATGTCGAGTCCTACATCTACCTGCCGCTGCTGGAGGAGACCGGGTTCGTCCCGAGTCAGCGTTACGCCGACGGCGACGAGATTTTCGAGCATGCTCAACGTATCGGCCGGCACTTCGACCTCTACCGCGCCGCGCTGTTCCAGACCTCAGCGACCGCGGTGACCTGGTCGGAGAGAACTCAGCGTTGGGAGGTCCGCACCAACCGTGGTGACATGCTGAGGGCCCGGTTCGTCGTTCGCGCCAATGGGCCGCTGAACAAGCCGCAGTTCCCGCGGGTGGCCGGCATCGCGGATTTCAAGGGCGCGATGTTCCACACCAGCCGTTGGGATTACGGCTACACCGGCGGTGACCAACACGGCGGAATGAGCAACCTCCGAGACAAGCGAGTGGCCATCATCGGCACCGGCGCCACCGGGGTTCAGGCCATTCCGTTCCTGGCTGACGACGCTGCCGAGCTGTTCGTCATCCAGCGCACACCTAGCGTCGTCGGCCCCCGCGACAACAGGCCGACCGACCCGGCGTGGGCGGCGAGCCTGGAACCGGGCTGGCAGCAGCGGCGCCACCGCAACTTCAACTCGTTGGTCAACGGCCATCCCCAGGACGAGAACCTCGTCGGCGACATCTGGACGACGATTATGTCCTCCATCACCGGGCAGCACCTTGTCGAGACGCCTTTGAACGCACTCGAAGTCGAGGACCAGATGGTGCTCGCCGAGGTCGCAGACATGCAACTCATGCGTGGCGTGCACGAGCGCATTGACAGCATCGTCGAAGACCCCGATACCGCCGAGGCACTCAAGCCGTGGTTCGGTGCGGTGTGCAAGCGGCCCACCTTCAACGACGAATACCTGCAGTCTTTCAACAACCCTTCGGTGCACCTCGTCGCCTCGCCGAAAGGCGTCGAAAGATTCACCGAGACTGGACTGGTGGTCGACGGCACTCATTACGACGTGGACTGCATCATCTTCGCGACCGGCTTCGAGACCGGATCCGCCACGGCTGATCGTTACGGCTACGACATCGTCGGACGCGGCGGGCGCTCGATGCGGGAAGTATTCGCCGACGGGGCCAAGACGTTGCACGGGTTCTTCTCGGTCGGTTTCCCGAACTTCGTCGAACTGGGAGTCAGCCAGAACGCGTACGTCGTCAACTTCACGTTCATGCTCGATCGGAAGGCCAGGCATGCCGCACGGGTCATTGCCCACGCTCTTGACCGCAGCGTTGCGGCCATGGAACCCGAGGAGGCGGCGCAGGCGGAATGGGTTCAACGCACCCGAGAGTCATTCCTGGCTAGGATGTTCTATCTGTCGACGTGTACCCCCGGCTACTACAACGGCCAAGGCGATCTCGAGCGCGGCTTCTGGAATGACGTCTATCAGGGCAGCGAGGTCGAATTCTGGGACATGATCGACAAGTGGTGGGAGGACCAGGAATTCGAGGGCCTGCGGTTGCAGTCGGCTGGCCTGCAGGTTCAGCAGTAG
- the fadK_8 gene encoding acyl-CoA synthetase has translation MTDAAVSYARGDISTPLLTDTIGQNLDRTAAKYPDREALIEVVSDRRWTYREFQAATRRLAGGLLTLGIGPGDRVGLWSPNTAEWTLVQYATARLGAILVTINPAYRLDELDYVLKQAGVRTVIAAPSFKGSDYAAMLAGVTDRCPSVQDVIIVGSDAWQRLSSASLDDAAIDAISAKLQPSDAINIQYTSGTTGFPKGATLTHTNILNNGYFVGEGLGYTEQDRVCIPVPFYHCFGMVMGNLACTSHGSAMVIPAPGFDPSATLAAVAKERCTSLYGVPTMFIAELDLKDLASFDLSNLRTGIMAGSPCPEQVMRQVIDTMNMREVAICYGMTETSPVSTQTRPSDTLAQRVGSVGTVGPHLEVKIIAPDSDRTVPRGEPGELCTRGYSVMSGYWNEPEKTAEAIDADGWMHTGDIAVMDDAGYISITGRIKDMVIRGGENVYPREIEEFLFGHPDIIDAQVVGVPDQRYGEELMAWLRIREGAPHPTADTIREFCTGRIAHYKIPRYVVVVDDYPMTVTGKVRKIELRERGREIAQSAVTQPI, from the coding sequence ATGACCGATGCCGCAGTGTCTTATGCCCGTGGGGACATCAGCACTCCCCTGCTCACGGACACGATCGGTCAGAACCTCGACCGGACAGCAGCCAAGTACCCCGACCGGGAGGCGCTGATCGAGGTCGTCAGCGACCGCCGGTGGACGTACCGCGAATTCCAAGCGGCCACCCGGCGACTGGCCGGCGGACTTCTCACGTTGGGTATCGGCCCCGGCGATCGAGTCGGGCTCTGGTCTCCGAACACCGCGGAGTGGACCCTCGTGCAGTACGCGACGGCCAGACTCGGCGCCATCCTCGTCACCATCAACCCGGCGTACCGTCTCGACGAACTCGACTACGTGCTCAAGCAGGCCGGAGTCCGGACCGTCATCGCCGCCCCGTCCTTCAAGGGCTCTGATTACGCAGCGATGCTCGCCGGCGTGACAGACCGCTGTCCCTCGGTGCAGGACGTGATCATCGTCGGATCCGATGCCTGGCAGCGTCTTTCATCGGCGTCTTTGGATGACGCCGCGATCGATGCCATCTCGGCGAAGTTGCAGCCAAGCGATGCGATCAACATCCAATACACTTCGGGAACAACGGGTTTCCCGAAGGGCGCCACACTCACGCATACGAACATCCTGAACAACGGCTACTTCGTGGGAGAGGGCCTCGGGTACACCGAACAGGACCGGGTGTGCATCCCCGTGCCCTTCTACCACTGCTTCGGGATGGTGATGGGCAACCTGGCATGCACGTCGCACGGTTCGGCGATGGTCATTCCGGCTCCCGGGTTCGACCCGTCCGCCACCTTGGCTGCCGTCGCCAAAGAACGGTGCACCTCGCTCTACGGCGTGCCGACGATGTTCATCGCCGAGCTGGACCTCAAAGACCTCGCATCATTCGACCTGAGCAACCTGCGCACCGGGATCATGGCCGGGTCGCCCTGCCCGGAACAGGTGATGCGACAGGTCATCGACACGATGAACATGCGAGAGGTCGCCATCTGCTACGGCATGACCGAGACGTCACCGGTGTCGACCCAGACCCGGCCCTCCGACACGCTGGCCCAGCGCGTCGGTTCCGTCGGAACGGTGGGGCCACACCTGGAAGTCAAGATCATCGCCCCGGACTCGGACCGGACGGTGCCGCGCGGAGAACCCGGCGAATTGTGCACCCGGGGATACAGCGTGATGTCCGGCTATTGGAATGAACCGGAGAAGACAGCAGAAGCCATCGATGCCGACGGATGGATGCACACCGGAGACATCGCGGTCATGGACGACGCCGGCTACATATCGATCACGGGCCGGATCAAGGACATGGTGATCCGCGGCGGTGAAAACGTCTATCCCCGCGAGATCGAAGAGTTCCTGTTCGGACATCCCGACATCATCGACGCGCAGGTGGTCGGCGTCCCTGATCAGCGTTACGGCGAGGAACTGATGGCGTGGCTGCGCATCCGGGAGGGCGCACCGCACCCGACCGCAGACACCATCCGCGAATTCTGCACCGGCCGGATCGCGCACTACAAGATCCCAAGGTACGTCGTCGTGGTCGACGACTATCCCATGACCGTCACCGGTAAGGTTCGCAAGATCGAGCTTCGTGAACGAGGCCGCGAAATCGCGCAAAGCGCAGTGACGCAACCGATCTGA
- the aldA_2 gene encoding NAD-dependent aldehyde dehydrogenase encodes MPTTSSPPVDQAERFFIGGQWVAPTGTESIDVVDASSGRNIGTVAGARPDDIDAAVAAARRAFDHSDWPTLAPVERAAKMRSLARELRTRSDDTARLVSSQNGMPITISSATEAVVPAVLLDYYAGLITDRPDEEMRAGITNARTMIRREPVGVVAAIIPWNFPQTLTFFKLAPLLAAGCTVVIKPSPETVLDAQVLADAVRASDIPDGVVNIVPGGAEAGAYLVGHPGIDKVAFTGSTAAGRAIGEVCGRLIRPVTLELGGKSASVILDDADLPALLGQFFEATLMNNGQTCYLGTRVLAPSHRYGEIVDTLTDFARALVVGDALDSATQIGPLASARQQQRVQGYIDKGVAEGGRVTTGGGRPAELEQGWFVAPTIFADVDNSHTIAREEIFGPVLAVIPYRDIDEAVQIANDSEFGLGGSVWTADEQRGLEVARCIRTGSIGINHYSLDFGAPFGGIKASGLGRELGPEGLAAYQSTKTIYLPPAG; translated from the coding sequence ATGCCCACAACCTCATCGCCCCCGGTCGACCAGGCGGAAAGGTTCTTCATCGGCGGCCAGTGGGTGGCCCCCACCGGGACGGAGTCGATCGACGTCGTCGACGCCAGCTCCGGGCGAAACATCGGCACCGTCGCAGGCGCCCGTCCCGACGACATCGACGCGGCGGTAGCGGCGGCTCGACGCGCCTTCGACCACTCCGACTGGCCCACTCTGGCACCGGTCGAACGAGCGGCGAAGATGCGCTCGCTGGCGCGCGAACTGCGCACAAGGTCCGACGACACCGCTCGCCTGGTGAGCTCGCAAAACGGCATGCCCATCACCATCTCCTCGGCTACCGAGGCCGTCGTCCCGGCCGTGTTGCTGGACTACTACGCCGGCCTGATCACCGACCGGCCCGACGAGGAGATGCGCGCGGGAATCACCAATGCGCGCACCATGATCCGTCGTGAGCCGGTCGGCGTGGTCGCCGCGATCATTCCCTGGAACTTTCCCCAGACACTCACCTTCTTCAAGCTCGCGCCTCTGCTGGCGGCCGGCTGCACCGTGGTGATCAAGCCGTCTCCGGAAACGGTGCTTGATGCGCAGGTGCTCGCCGATGCTGTCCGTGCGTCCGACATACCGGACGGTGTCGTCAACATCGTCCCTGGAGGTGCCGAGGCCGGTGCCTATCTCGTTGGGCATCCCGGAATCGACAAGGTCGCGTTCACCGGTTCGACGGCGGCGGGTAGAGCCATCGGTGAAGTCTGCGGGCGGCTGATCCGCCCGGTCACCCTCGAACTCGGTGGCAAATCGGCATCGGTCATCCTCGACGACGCGGACCTTCCTGCGCTTCTCGGACAGTTCTTCGAGGCCACGCTGATGAACAACGGCCAAACCTGCTACCTGGGGACCCGTGTGCTCGCCCCGAGCCACCGCTACGGCGAAATCGTCGATACGCTCACGGATTTCGCGCGCGCCCTGGTCGTGGGAGACGCTCTCGACAGCGCCACCCAGATAGGTCCGCTCGCCTCTGCGCGCCAACAGCAGCGCGTGCAGGGCTACATCGACAAGGGCGTCGCGGAAGGCGGGCGGGTGACCACCGGCGGTGGCCGACCAGCCGAGCTGGAGCAGGGATGGTTCGTCGCGCCGACCATCTTCGCCGATGTCGACAACTCGCACACCATTGCGCGCGAGGAGATCTTCGGGCCGGTCCTGGCCGTCATCCCCTACCGAGACATCGACGAGGCCGTCCAGATCGCCAACGATTCGGAGTTCGGACTCGGTGGCAGCGTTTGGACTGCCGACGAACAACGCGGTTTGGAAGTCGCCCGATGCATCCGCACAGGGTCCATCGGCATCAACCACTACTCCCTGGACTTCGGCGCGCCGTTCGGCGGCATCAAGGCCAGCGGGTTGGGCCGCGAACTCGGCCCGGAGGGACTCGCCGCCTACCAGAGCACCAAGACCATCTACCTGCCACCAGCCGGATAG
- the dnrK gene encoding O-methyltransferase codes for MPSTPLPVVLATPALRRRLKQLADRLVPPQIAMLDLGEGVGGVQIAAAIAELGIADVLADGPMTAPQIAARIACDEDTTHRLMRGAVGSGLCTMNRRTGAVKLTRTGAVLRSDHPASLRAWMRYKGMRSTVDAWGGLAASVRSGRSAFELVHGMSVWEWFAAHPDEQRIFASTMRQATEIAGRAIARVYPWPDGAVVCDVAGGIGTLLSVIVAESRADLRGILVDSAGMIAEAEGFLAERGLSDRINRVEGDIFHAINATADVYVLKDVLHDWDDERCERILAAVAASMPRGSMLVIVEYLQEPNRPNPFSPLLDLHTLTQRDGGRLRSVEELSALLTGAGLRPTGRRFSVVPHDLIEAEKI; via the coding sequence ATGCCGTCGACGCCTCTTCCCGTAGTGCTGGCCACGCCCGCCCTGCGACGGCGCCTCAAGCAGCTGGCAGACCGTTTGGTGCCGCCGCAGATCGCGATGCTGGATCTCGGCGAGGGTGTCGGCGGTGTCCAGATTGCCGCGGCCATCGCCGAACTCGGAATTGCCGACGTACTCGCCGACGGGCCGATGACCGCGCCGCAGATCGCCGCGCGAATCGCCTGCGATGAAGACACCACCCATCGCCTGATGCGCGGCGCGGTCGGTAGCGGTCTCTGCACAATGAATCGGCGAACGGGCGCGGTGAAGCTGACCCGTACCGGAGCCGTTTTGCGCAGCGACCATCCCGCTTCGCTGCGGGCCTGGATGCGCTACAAGGGGATGCGGTCGACCGTGGATGCCTGGGGCGGCCTGGCGGCCAGCGTGCGCAGCGGCCGAAGCGCTTTCGAGCTCGTGCACGGGATGTCGGTGTGGGAGTGGTTCGCCGCGCATCCCGACGAGCAACGGATCTTCGCCTCGACGATGCGGCAGGCCACCGAGATCGCCGGCCGGGCCATTGCTCGGGTTTACCCGTGGCCGGACGGTGCTGTGGTGTGCGATGTGGCCGGCGGGATCGGCACGCTGCTGTCGGTGATCGTGGCCGAGTCACGCGCGGACCTGCGTGGGATTTTGGTCGACAGTGCGGGAATGATCGCCGAAGCCGAAGGGTTCCTCGCCGAGCGTGGTCTATCTGATCGCATCAATCGCGTCGAGGGCGATATCTTCCACGCCATCAATGCCACCGCCGATGTGTACGTGCTCAAGGATGTGCTGCACGACTGGGACGATGAACGCTGCGAAAGGATTCTCGCCGCGGTGGCGGCGAGCATGCCCCGTGGCAGCATGCTGGTGATCGTCGAGTATCTGCAGGAACCCAATCGCCCGAACCCGTTCTCACCGCTTCTCGACCTCCACACGCTGACCCAGCGAGACGGCGGGCGTCTGCGCTCGGTCGAGGAGCTGTCGGCGCTACTCACCGGCGCCGGCCTACGACCGACCGGGCGCAGGTTCTCGGTCGTACCGCACGACCTCATCGAAGCCGAGAAGATCTGA
- a CDS encoding rifampin ADP-ribosyl transferase: MSESFDKGPFFHGTIADLSVGDLLSAGYRSNYRPEIVMNHIYFTALVDGAGLAAEIAAELAEGQALPRVYQVEPTGEFEDDPNVTDKKFQGNPMRSYRSTAPLRIVGEVSEWRRLTPEQLRTWRERLSALVSSEHAEIIN, from the coding sequence GTGTCCGAATCGTTTGACAAGGGTCCGTTTTTCCATGGCACCATCGCGGATTTGAGTGTCGGTGATCTTCTCAGCGCGGGTTATCGATCGAACTACCGTCCGGAGATTGTGATGAACCACATCTATTTCACCGCTCTCGTCGACGGGGCCGGCCTTGCTGCCGAAATCGCCGCAGAACTCGCCGAGGGCCAAGCCCTTCCGAGGGTCTACCAGGTAGAACCGACCGGAGAGTTCGAAGACGACCCGAACGTGACCGACAAGAAGTTCCAAGGTAACCCGATGCGGTCCTACCGCAGTACCGCACCGCTGCGGATCGTCGGCGAAGTATCCGAGTGGAGACGACTGACACCCGAGCAGCTGCGAACCTGGCGGGAACGCCTGTCCGCGCTCGTCTCCAGCGAACATGCTGAGATCATCAACTGA
- the dnaB gene encoding replicative DNA helicase, protein MAVVDDLGHHGMDTPPPSEDFGRQPPQDQAAEQAVLGGMLLSKDAVADVLEKLRPGDFYRPAHQNVYDAILDLYGRGEPADAVTVAAELDRRGLLRRIGGAPYLHTLISTVPTAANAGFYAGIVAEKALLRRLVEAGTRVVQYGYAGAEGADVNEIVDRAQSEIYDVTERRTAEDFVILEEILQPTMDEIDAIASQGGVSRGVPTGFVELDDLTNGLHPGQMIVIAARPGMGKSTLGLDFLRSCSIKHHMSSVIFSLEMSKSEIVMRLLSAEAKIKLADMRSGRMNDDDWTRLARRMSEISEAPLYIDDSPNLTMMEIRAKARRLKQKSDLRLIVLDYLQLMTSGKKVESRQQEVSEFSRQIKLLAKELEVPVVAMSQLNRGPEQRTDKKPMLADLRESGAIEQDSDMVILLHRPDAFERDDPRGGEADLIIAKHRNGPTKTITVAHQLHLSRFANMAKQ, encoded by the coding sequence GTGGCCGTCGTGGACGACCTTGGTCATCACGGGATGGATACCCCGCCGCCGAGCGAGGACTTCGGGCGCCAACCCCCTCAGGACCAGGCCGCCGAGCAGGCAGTGCTGGGCGGGATGCTGCTGAGCAAGGACGCCGTCGCCGACGTGCTCGAGAAGCTGCGCCCGGGTGACTTCTACCGTCCTGCGCACCAGAACGTCTACGACGCGATCCTCGACCTCTACGGCCGCGGCGAGCCCGCCGACGCGGTGACGGTGGCGGCCGAGCTGGATCGGCGCGGGCTGCTGCGCCGCATCGGCGGGGCGCCGTATCTGCACACGCTGATCTCGACGGTGCCGACGGCCGCGAATGCGGGGTTCTATGCGGGCATCGTCGCGGAGAAGGCGCTGCTGCGGCGGCTCGTCGAAGCCGGAACCCGTGTCGTCCAGTACGGCTACGCGGGTGCCGAGGGTGCCGACGTCAACGAGATCGTGGACCGGGCGCAGTCGGAGATCTACGACGTCACCGAGCGGCGCACGGCCGAGGACTTCGTAATCCTGGAGGAGATCCTTCAGCCGACGATGGACGAGATCGACGCTATCGCATCGCAGGGTGGCGTCTCTCGCGGCGTGCCGACGGGGTTCGTGGAGCTCGACGACCTCACCAACGGCTTGCATCCCGGACAGATGATCGTCATCGCGGCGAGACCGGGTATGGGCAAATCCACCCTAGGACTGGATTTTCTGAGGTCGTGCTCGATCAAGCACCACATGTCGAGCGTCATCTTCTCGCTCGAGATGAGCAAGTCCGAGATTGTCATGCGCCTGCTGTCGGCCGAGGCAAAGATCAAGCTCGCCGACATGCGGTCAGGTCGGATGAATGATGACGACTGGACCCGTCTGGCAAGACGCATGAGTGAAATCAGCGAAGCGCCTTTGTATATCGACGACTCACCCAACCTTACGATGATGGAGATCCGGGCGAAAGCTCGGCGGCTCAAGCAAAAGTCAGACCTCCGTCTGATCGTCCTCGATTACTTGCAGCTGATGACATCAGGTAAGAAGGTCGAGTCAAGGCAGCAAGAAGTATCCGAATTCTCCCGTCAGATCAAGCTTTTAGCCAAAGAGCTTGAAGTCCCAGTAGTCGCGATGAGTCAGTTGAACCGCGGGCCCGAACAGCGCACCGACAAGAAGCCAATGTTAGCTGATCTACGTGAATCCGGTGCGATCGAACAGGATAGCGACATGGTGATTTTGCTGCATCGCCCTGATGCCTTCGAACGCGACGACCCTCGAGGCGGTGAAGCCGACCTCATCATCGCGAAACATCGTAACGGCCCGACGAAGACGATTACCGTTGCGCATCAACTGCATTTGTCGCGCTTCGCGAACATGGCCAAGCAATAG
- the rplI gene encoding 50S ribosomal protein L9, translated as MKLILTADVEHLGVQGDIVEVKDGYGRNYLVPRRLAVVASRGAERQAEEIRRAREQKAIQGREHAVELKAAIENLGPVQLQVKAAPDSGKLFGSVTTADVVAAIKNAGGPNLDKRTVQLPKAHIKTTGTHPIAVRLHPEIAATVSLEVVAGQ; from the coding sequence ATGAAACTGATTCTCACCGCCGACGTCGAGCATCTCGGCGTCCAGGGCGACATCGTCGAGGTCAAGGACGGCTACGGCCGCAACTATCTGGTGCCCCGCCGGCTCGCGGTCGTCGCGTCGCGCGGCGCCGAGCGCCAGGCCGAAGAGATTCGTCGGGCCCGCGAGCAGAAGGCCATTCAGGGCCGCGAGCACGCCGTCGAGCTGAAGGCCGCGATCGAGAACCTCGGTCCGGTGCAGCTGCAGGTGAAGGCGGCGCCCGACAGTGGCAAGCTGTTCGGCTCCGTGACGACGGCCGACGTGGTCGCGGCGATCAAGAACGCCGGCGGCCCCAATCTGGACAAGCGCACCGTCCAGTTGCCCAAGGCGCACATCAAGACGACCGGCACGCATCCGATCGCGGTTCGGCTCCATCCGGAGATCGCCGCGACGGTTTCGCTGGAAGTCGTCGCCGGGCAGTAA
- the rpsR gene encoding 30S ribosomal protein S18 produces MAKATKRRPAPEKPVKTRKCVFCSKKGQDIDYKDTALLRTYISERGKIRARRVTGNCVQHQRDIAIAVKNAREVALLPFTSSTR; encoded by the coding sequence ATGGCCAAGGCCACCAAGCGTCGGCCGGCTCCCGAGAAGCCGGTCAAGACCCGCAAGTGCGTGTTCTGCTCCAAGAAGGGGCAGGACATCGATTACAAGGACACCGCGCTGCTGCGCACGTACATCAGCGAGCGCGGCAAGATTCGCGCCCGCCGCGTCACCGGCAACTGCGTTCAGCACCAGCGTGACATCGCGATCGCCGTGAAGAACGCGCGTGAGGTTGCGCTGCTGCCGTTCACCTCGTCGACGCGATAG